In Carassius carassius chromosome 2, fCarCar2.1, whole genome shotgun sequence, the DNA window AGacactttatttaaattatgttaaattaCATATAGCGAAATAGATGGATATGATACATAGCATCCTCCATTAATACGCGAGATGCGTCTTAGAGCTATGTGCTGTTTATTCGGTCTCTGTTGTTATTCTGCTGGTTTGACAGTTCTGCAAACAAAACGATGACAAAGGTCCAGAAACATACTCACATTTTCAGTTGGACGTTTATGTCCAGATCGCAACTATACACATAGTTAAACTTGTCTGTGTCCATCTTCAGTAATCGACTACGTGTTATGCAAAACCGCAGTGAATAGAAAAAAACtgatataaaagaaaatattaaatataaaaaaaaatgcaggtttGTCAGGTGatgggaaataaactgcagggcCTAGAGCAAAGACCCTGCCCTGGATCTGCTTCAGCTTTAACGTTTAGAGGCAGTTTATAATTTATATTCTTGATATAACCCTGCCTGATTACCGAAAACCAATATGGTCGGTCAAAAGTACTATCAGTCTTAATTTAAGACAATAATAAAGTTGTAATAAACATCTGCCAGGGCTTCACCGCGTCCTCTTCGAAAGAACAACATTATAAGCAGACGTAAATAATCGATGTCATATCGATCCATAGCCGCAGCGACTTGTATGGACTGAACGGATCAGAAATGACTTCTTTGGTCTGGTGAATCTCAATGACTTCCTGTTTGGTTTAAGAACGGGTAGTAAAACAGGACAAATTTCCTAAAGCATTTAAAAGTCCTCTTGAATTGCATATTAGTTGTACATTGAGTACTGTTATTTGCATTGATATTTGATATTGATATTGCATTTAATACTTTGAGTTTAAACTGAATTGAGGCATGTTACTGTAGATTAAAGTTGTTTTGTGCATGTGTGCTTTTTAACGCTTTTGTaaagtattttaattaatttaattatgtagCCTACTGCacttaataaatcaaataaaaatgtatgcatttattctTTCATATGATTTTGTATGTACTGTTTGGAATCTTCGTCATTGTGGACTCTATCTATTAAGAATttgccaaaacaacaacaaaaagaataaTGGTTCTTCATATATTTCACTCAACTCACTTTGTGATTGTTTAATACGCTTGGCCCTGCAGTGAAACTTGCAGGTTATGGCCTTTGTCAGCCATTCTGCACCGCAGGTGGACAAGTCATTTGCAATTGCTATCTGTCTTTTGGGTACATgaacatattttgtttaaagtatgttCTCCAATGCAATTAACATTTTATTGGAGTGTTTGAGGAAAAAACTTCTTTATTGCATTACATTGAAAAACCCCTTTTAGGACCTTTATTTTGAGGAGTGTACTATTCAGCTGTTTTGTACATGTTGCTATGGAAAGTAGTTAATTTTGATTATAATTTGAATGAATCGCTCGATTACAGGGTGCATCGGCCTATAGACTTTTTCTCCCTGGTGTGAAGTTCAAGTTGAATCTCTGACCTGTCAGGTCACACTGGTGATGACCTCTGATCCTCGCCTGCCTCGGGGGGCATTCTTTTAATTCTTGTACTGTGTTTGAACAATGTAGCGTAGTGAGAGGTTCTGTGTATTTGTATGGAATGTTATCTATTCTGTATATTCATTTGTGCTTATTCTACCATGTTATTATCACATCACTATAACACTAAATATTAGCACTGTATGACCTGTTATTGTCATTCCCTCAATAGCCAAGATATTTTTAAACTCTGAGAGCAAAATTAAAAGTGTATTCCCCATCAATACTCTTCATGAGACAACCAATAAATTGTTTATGGTGCTCATTTAAGCAGCATAGCTAAAGCTTTTCCTTTATCATTTAAACTGTTGTAAATAATTAGCTTAGTAATATATAACGGTTTGTCTAATATTTACGTTTACTCTAATAAATATGTATAGAAAATGTATctctcttttaataaaaaaaaaagcatcacaatagTTCAGTGGTACTCAAGGGCCTCAACGGACTTTCAAGAGTGCCACAGGATGACTTAAAAGTGttcaaattaacaaattattattacaaattaaaaaatgattatatctctaatttaaaatactaataaacacaAAATCAAGATGAAACTGAATCAATATTTCTTTTTCCTAATAATACTCCAGGAAAAAAATCATGGTTTATATGTTTATAAACTTATCATAACCATATTATAAacctatatatttattaattatcaatactcagtttctgttaataaaagttaaCACAAGCAGCTGTGTCATAATTACAACAGAAATACAGGACATATTGTAACTTCTATAGGAGGGACAacagtttgagaaacactgaaggaaaaaaaatcaacaaatctTCAGCTGACAATAACTCAACAACAGCTTTAATCAGTTATGGTTTGCATATAGAGAAATGGTACAAAATAGCTTGAAATACAATAGAAACCCTTTGTCATTATAGTTTGGAGCATACAATTGAAATATAGGTAATAAATACAGAAAACTTTACATTACAGTAGGTAAAGCAGTCTTTTTTGGTCAAGCTTGAAATGTAAAGTAGCTTAAATAAAGAAGTATCATCTCATTGCAcggcaaaagataaaaaaaaaaaaaccaactccAAATATAAGCTACCTTTAATACAGCAAAATACAGACGGCTAACAAGAACTCTCACTACAACAACTTGTCAGTTTTATGATCTCTCTCTGCACAAACACCAACACAACTCAAATGTTGATGCTGTTTGTCCCTGTGAACTGGGAAACATATGAAGCCAGTGTGGGATTTGTGGGAAGCACTTTGATTGGAAGGTCCCAGCTGAAAGTGTCCACATCCACATGCTCTGCTCCAGTCCATACTGTGACTTCTGACTGATTCTGCAGAACCACCGGTGCCTCCACTGGCTCCCGCGCTGTGACGAACTCAAAATGCAGACGCCATCTTAACATCACTGGGGAAGAGAATAAAAACACCGAATGGGAATGTTGCCTTATCAGAGCTCATTTATTTCCTTTACTCCCATATGTTTGATAACAGATTTAAAACTCCATGTTTAGGCTGAAGCAGAAATAGACCAATAAGTCAACAAAAGCTGCATTATGCGACCTTTTTTTGAGTGAAGGATTTCTAACCTATATCTGTGGTGAATCCTGGTGTGACATTGAGGGGTACAGGGAAAGAGAAATGGCTGGAGGCTGTGTGCAAGCAGGACTCTAGATGTCGGCCATGACCAGTGACACTGACAGCCTGGCCGGGACGTCTCTGGTACTGCTCTTGGACCTCCTCCTCACTTTGTAGACTTACTGAATACTGAGCagacataaatacacatgaacatTCCTGGAGCGCTTCTTCACACATTTACattctcaaaagtttggggtcagtacgtttttttttttgttattaatacttttattcagaaaggatatcaaaagtgacagtaaagactttttgactgcatttcacatttatttgaaatttatttcaaataaatgctgttcttttgagctttatattcatcaaagagttCAAAAAAAGTATTAGCTTTCACAAAAATAAGCAGTGTTAATATTTTCTGCTTTCCATACCACCTAAATAAAATTGAGAAAAtgatcttgagcaccaaatcagcatattacaattatttctgaaagatcattctgatgcttaagactggagtaaaaaaaaaaaaaagtcaaaccgaccctaaacttttgaccTGTAATGTATACTATACCTGTAAACATGGAATGTCCCCTTCTGAGAATGTGAAGGTACCAATGATATCTTCCCCGAGTCTGTACACAGTCTTAAAGATGCAGAACTTAGCAACCTTTCCCCGCATGTTTGTGATATTGAACATATCTGTAAAGGAAATGCATATTCACAGTTGACACAGAATTCAAATCTACAACATAATAAGAGGTAGATGAATGACAAACACACATTCTTTCAAAGACACAAGCCTTCCCACAATCACTCACGCACCCACATTGACTCACGCACATGGGCATCGACGTGAGGTGGTGATCATTAGCATGTCCAGAGCTCTCTCTAGCGATCTTGTATCTCTCCTGCTTCCTTCCTCTTCCTCCAGGAAAGGGTTTGAGGGAGCCACTTCCTCGTCCTGGGGGAACGGAGGCTCTGGCATgcctgcaaaataataatttcttacacTTATTTCTTCACAGGCATATTTCTCACACAAGGTTTATTTATTCAACAACCACAAAGTGttcacattatttaaaaaagattgCACATTTCTTTAGgtgtagaaataaaaaaaaaggatgtgGAAAATGATTAATGCATCTCTAATGCAACTTGCTGAAAATTCACTTCTGCTTTGCATGGACAAGGTTAAAAGGGACACCATATACAAACCATTTGTGCAACCTACCATGAAGCACTAGAACTCTAAAAGGGACTCGCAGTAACTTGATTGGTGAGTTGACTCGCTGGCAGCCAATCGTGAGCTTGTACACGTATTTCACTGCCTGACCCCGGAAACTGGGCGGACCATCCGTGGGCACAACCTCACTATAAGAATCTGAATAAAGGGAAAACATTATTTAGTGGTAGTCTCAGTTGAAAAAACCTTGCAGAGATCAGTTTTACATGTGTGGCTTCAGTTAGCACAACATAATGTGCAATTACATGACTGAACAGCTGAGCTTTGGCCAGCTGACTGTTAGATTTGTGCCATGAACCAGTTTTCAGTGGCATATCAACATTATCTGTGACATGAGGAATGAGCTTTTTTCCTGAACTGATTAAGGGGTTCACTTCTTATTAATAATGTTGTAAGGGAGTAagagatttaaacaaaataagcaCTTATCCAAAGAAAATGTAATGGGTCATTTAGCCAAAAAGTTATATGTGATTGAAACTGTGTCTGGTTAATTATTTAGTTTCTTACAGGTCTTGCTCTCTCCAGGATCCAAGCGAAGGTCACAGAACAAGATCTTAGGTGGGGTGTCCAGCACACACTGCCCTCGTTCACCTGGATCAATGAAGATAAAGAGAAATCGTGAAATCTCTCCTTTAACTCCCTGGTCCAAAATCAAGAGGTTTCCGGTTAATAAATCTGAGATTACATAGAGCTGGATAAATTAACAACGCTGAAATTAACCGTCCCTGCCGTCTAATCCACATCACAAGCGCACTTTCTGACAGACTCAAAGTATTTGGCTTATATTGTGATAACAAAGGCACAATTCAAcaccaaacaaatatatatattataaaagttgACAAGTTCCTACACAGTGGTAACAGGAAGTCTGTAACCTGTTGAAATCATTACACGATTTGATCTTTAAGTGCTTTGTAAGCCATCATCAGCTGTTTTCTGAAATGTATAGGCTCATGTCAATGACTCTGACTCTTTAGAACTtaactacattttaaatattttaatgtagaaAGTTATTGGAATATTGCATTATTGTGTATTTTGCAAGCACAGCATCCTCACCAGCAGAAATAATTCCAGTTTCTACAACCAACAGTTCAAGTGTCTGCCAAAAACTGCCAAAATTTGCTATAATTTCTGTTCAACATTTCCCCAGTGCTGTTGTGTTCTTCATCAGCACTGAACTGACTGGAGTGGAATACTAATTCTACTGAATTGTTAAGAGGTTCTTCACAGGAGAAATTAGATTTGAGTCTCATTTGAAGAAGTTTGCATCACTGATTCAgtttttttcctgtttaataatgtgaagctgctttgaaacaatctctgTTGGATAAAATGCTATATAtaaacaaaggtgacttgacatacaAACCACTGTCTAATTCCAACATTTTAGATGAATGTTTGaatgtcatatttaaaaaaaaatacttttattctgctcTCTTCATCTTTTAAAATCACAAGTTAAGCAAAACTATTAAAACTAGAGATAAGCTGCTTGTGCTTCACCTCTGCTTGGTATCAGTACAGTTTCGCTCTCAGCTTGGACGTCCTGCTTGGTGCCCTGAGCGGGTAGAGCCACACGATTCTCACTGGCATGGACCTGACAGTGGATCTGAGCACTGGCCCAGGCCAACATCTCACTGCGGAATGAGGAACAAACTCAATCAGGACTGAcagcacgcacacaaacacatatatatatatatatatatagagagagagagagagagagagagagagagagagagaagtcaaAAAGGAACCGTCAATGTGTTTATGCTGATTACGGTGTTCTTTACCTGCTGGCAGATGTAGACAGATGTGACATAGGGTTTGTGAAGGTTACAAGACACTCTAAAACCTCCCCAGCCAAAAACACAGGCCCTCGTGCCATTGATGCCACCACCTCAATCATCTGAGAAAAACAGAGATCTTACATGAACGGCACTTAATTTACGTTGATATAGATTTAGAGGGGATTTCCAAACTaggaaaccagctaagaccagtgtAAACTGATTTAAGGTGTATTAGCAGGGTAAAGAGTAGGTCATGCACTGTCGATATTATCTTAGTTTTGAGAAATGTATATTTGAACATATCCTTATTCTTTTAAGCAGTGgcacatatttattattatcctCTCCTAATTAATGTGCCTCTGACATGAAAATATGTGCTTAGTTGAACAGTAGCTAAAGAGCAGCTAATATCTAACGTTACGTTGAgctggcatcaaacagcttgacaACGACGAAAGTTTCCTGTATTCGCAGCAGGAAGTCCTACCGTTCTTTTATTTGTTACCTTTACGAAACCTCGAAgttgtttcttttatttcttcTCGTCGATTTTTTTCTACTTCGTCTTCCTGACCACAGAAGTTAAAGGAAAAGTGTGCACGCTTCAGctgcttaaaaacaaaacaaccggAGACTGTTCTTGGCCATAATAAGGTTTCTCTGAGTTTTTCCAAACGCTGTTCAAGTTACattcataaatacaaaaacaaacgcTGCCATGACATGGAACTAGACTTGAGAAAAATCTTCGTtatgcatattatttttatttactcagTAAAACACATCATGGGAAAGTATAAGATGTCATCTCTTTATCCTAACTCCGGTATAGCGATGTCCAATTTGTAAACGAATCATTCTTATGAGTCAATTCGTTTCAATGAATCGGCTCAATATGTTCACTGTTTAAACGATTTGTTCCTAGAGCTGGTTGTAGAAACTTAGTGAGTAacagaccaataataataataatcaaaagcaAGTTTAGATAAActtatttagatttacatttagaGATACTTAAATGTATGTATAGTTTTTGGCAGaaaataatttctttttaaaacattttcacaaaaataccaTCGTTAAAAACAACGACtaccaaaagatttttaaaatgttaatcgaAAAACGTAATAAATAGCGATATATGTTTTACTTTACTTGAAAGTTTAGACTAAAGCAACATTCAGGATAACTGAATCGCTTATTAAATGAttctttaaaatgaactgttcaaaagaaccgatttAAATAAACGAGTAAACACGATCACTGGCTCCGTGGCAAAAGTGACGTAAAAGTCCCATCCAAAATCACAACGGGGGTGGTACGTTTTCCTGCGAAGGAAATAGGAATAAGGAAAGTGTAACTAGAAATAAATttatagaatataatataaatataaatttatagaataaatataaaaaatatataaaaatataaaaaatataaaaaaatactgaactGACGACACTCTTTTGCACGGTTCTTCCCCGAGAGTGAGTTGATTGGTACAAGCCAACAGAAGGCCCTACTGTACTGTCTGCTCCAGCACTGGGGATTGATCTCTGGCTTTGACTAGTTCATCAAGCGATCTCTATGTGCTGTTCTGCATAAGAAATATGTTCTTACGGATTTTTATAAATGCTGAATACATGCTTTTCGTCTCTAAAACTTAGCTTTTGCTGTTAACTTTGAAACAATCCCCAAGAACCACCCCCAAGAAGTTGGATCAGCGGTGGACAGGTACACCGGTTGGCTCTGCTGACAGTCGAGCTGTAGCGCGTCAAAACAAGTGCATCTCTCTCCACTGACACACAGAGACAAGGGTAAGAGAGAAAAACACTCCTCTGATGGACTGTGTGGAATGGATCACGCATCAGTCTTAAAGCAAAGATGACATAAGTAGCCAGACGTTTAAAGTAGCGATGAGAAAGGGGCAAACGCATATTGGACATTATTACATGTCTTTCATTCTATACCgaagtgtgatttttttattgaCGCTGTATTTTTCAAAAAGACAGCAAAAGTGTTTGACTTCTAACATGAtgatcgtctgtctgtctgtctgagaagTTCGGTTTACTAATTTCTAtagaattattattgttgttattatgagCTACATGTgagtttgcattttttatttttttatttttttttgcagaattttTGCGGTGTTCGGGGCATGTCAAAATAACGTTTAAAACCCTAATTTGTGTAAtcgacaaataaaatatatatttttaaatgtatctttaAATTTGTA includes these proteins:
- the LOC132103789 gene encoding RAB6A-GEF complex partner protein 2-like: MIEVVASMARGPVFLAGEVLECLVTFTNPMSHLSTSASSEMLAWASAQIHCQVHASENRVALPAQGTKQDVQAESETVLIPSRGERGQCVLDTPPKILFCDLRLDPGESKTYSYSEVVPTDGPPSFRGQAVKYVYKLTIGCQRVNSPIKLLRVPFRVLVLHGMPEPPFPQDEEVAPSNPFLEEEEGSRRDTRSLERALDMLMITTSRRCPYMFNITNMRGKVAKFCIFKTVYRLGEDIIGTFTFSEGDIPCLQYSVSLQSEEEVQEQYQRRPGQAVSVTGHGRHLESCLHTASSHFSFPVPLNVTPGFTTDIVMLRWRLHFEFVTAREPVEAPVVLQNQSEVTVWTGAEHVDVDTFSWDLPIKVLPTNPTLASYVSQFTGTNSINI